TTGTCTTATGAAAATTACCCTCAAGAGAATAACCGAAACAGACCGGTCGGCGAACTCCGGAGCTCGATGAGTCACTGGATTTACAATGCTTGCTCATGGTATCATCCACGTTTTTTCAAACGGTGGTTTTGGTGTGGCACATTATGGCTGGAAAAATAGAGTAGCTTTCTTCGGCAGCCTTGTCATTTCGTCTGTACGCTTCGTTATCGCGGTGGGCGTCGCAGCACCTGATGACGAAGACCGGGAATGCGGCTCTTTCTTACCGTAATACCATGGCTGTGACGGCCTTGTCGATGAGCGAATATGCTTGCGGCAACCCTCATATTAACGGTATTGGAAGATTTTGGGGCTTTGCTAAAACAAAGTTAACCGTCCCAACAAGCAAAAGATTTGCAACGCTACGCCGCGAGATCAGTCTCTTCTCCGGAAGCATTGCTGACGACAAATGAGTTATCGTTGACGGAGACGAGTGAATCGAATATCTGGACTGACTCACCGATGAACCTATTAACGAGCGCTTTGCTACTTTTATCAGCATCGTCAATGATTGAGTCAATCAATTTTTTGAAGACATCGAACTGATTATAGTATTTGGAACGCACCCTACTTTTTAAATGCTCCCAAGTGTGCCCCATCAGGTTGAGGTTCGGGCTGTACGGCGGCATGAAATGAAGAGTAATGTTTAGTTTTTCGGACAGTTCTGTGGCGATCTCGCATTTCTGATATCGCGCATTGTCGTACCACCTTACCCTTGTACTCCGTAGCGATCTTCCGTAGCATCTCGCAGACCTCTGTTGCCGTGATGTATATGTCGTTGGCAATGGTTGTGACTTTCTTCGCCACGAAGTTGATTGTACCCAGAACATTGTACCTGTATATGTACCCAAGAAAATCGCTCCCATAACGAAGTGGGATAGCAATACCAGTATCAGCGTCAACAAGATGGTTTCATAAAAGTTCCGCTGCAATTCGGCGTTCGCCTTTGCGGGTATTGAACCGCTTTTCAGTCTCCTGATATCGTTTTTTTAGAAGCCTTCCCACTGCAGGACACCGAACTTTTCAAGTATCATATCGGCGATCTGCTGGCGGGTATAGTATTGTTTTTCTCCACCTCTTCGATTATGGCGCCCTTGAAGTCCTTTGCCTTTCTTGGTCTGCCACTCCCGCCCCTTACCTTGAGAAGACCGTTGATATTGCCACCCACCATGGCTTTCA
The genomic region above belongs to Syntrophobacterales bacterium and contains:
- a CDS encoding transposase is translated as MPTTYTSRQQRSARCYGRSLRSTRVRWYDNARYQKCEIATELSEKLNITLHFMPPYSPNLNLMGHTWEHLKSRVRSKYYNQFDVFKKLIDSIIDDADKSSKALVNRFIGESVQIFDSLVSVNDNSFVVSNASGEETDLAA